The proteins below come from a single Streptomyces sp. SCSIO 75703 genomic window:
- a CDS encoding LysR substrate-binding domain-containing protein — protein MEIRQVRYFLALAEERHFGRAAARVNVAQPALSQQIKQLERQVGSTLFDRSTRHVALTEAGRHLLTHARSILGEVERAEAHMAALASGRAGRVSVGFVGTATYDVLPRVARTVRSRLPGVSLELRGELLVPELVQGLADGTYDLAVLRTDGRLDAPVEVTPLRTERLVAVLPTRHPLAGHDRVPLAALADESFVVHPSQARSTMYAWVLGACARAGFRPATLVEVGETATLVVFVAAGHGVALVPESVQSLRLDGVTYVPLAEDEPVTLALARRSHPDPPVVDRVAEVVEASVRG, from the coding sequence ATGGAGATCCGGCAGGTCCGCTACTTCCTCGCCCTGGCCGAGGAACGCCACTTCGGCCGCGCGGCGGCCCGGGTCAACGTGGCCCAGCCCGCGCTGTCCCAGCAGATCAAGCAGTTGGAACGCCAGGTCGGCAGCACCCTCTTCGACCGCTCCACCCGCCACGTCGCCCTCACCGAGGCCGGCCGCCACCTCCTCACCCACGCCCGGTCGATCCTCGGCGAGGTGGAGCGGGCCGAGGCCCACATGGCCGCGCTCGCCTCCGGCCGGGCCGGCCGCGTCTCGGTCGGCTTCGTCGGCACCGCCACCTACGACGTCCTGCCGCGCGTCGCCCGCACGGTGCGCTCCCGGCTCCCCGGCGTCTCCCTGGAACTCCGGGGCGAACTGCTCGTACCGGAGCTGGTGCAGGGCCTCGCGGACGGCACGTACGACCTCGCGGTGCTGCGGACCGACGGCCGCCTCGACGCCCCCGTCGAGGTCACCCCCCTGCGGACCGAACGCCTGGTGGCGGTCCTGCCCACCCGGCACCCCCTGGCCGGCCACGACCGGGTGCCCCTCGCCGCCCTCGCCGACGAGTCCTTCGTCGTCCACCCCTCCCAGGCCCGGTCGACCATGTACGCCTGGGTCCTCGGCGCCTGCGCGCGGGCCGGTTTCCGCCCCGCCACGCTCGTCGAGGTCGGTGAGACCGCCACGCTGGTCGTCTTCGTCGCCGCGGGCCACGGGGTCGCCCTGGTACCGGAATCGGTGCAGAGCCTGCGCCTCGACGGCGTCACCTACGTGCCCCTCGCCGAAGACGAGCCCGTCACGCTCGCCCTCGCCCGCCGCTCCCACCCCGACCCCCCGGTGGTCGACCGGGTCGCCGAGGTCGTCGAAGCCTCCGTACGGGGCTGA
- a CDS encoding 3-oxoacid CoA-transferase subunit A — protein sequence MTVRICDDVDAAVSGVEDGATVLVGGFGMAGMPVELVEALIRQGASGLTVVSNNAGNGDTGLAALLAAGRVRKMVCSFPRQSDSWVFDRLYREGRIELEVVPQGTLAERLRAAGAGIGAFYATTGAGTLLAEGKETREIAGRPHVLEYPIKGDLALIGAHRADRMGNLVYRKTARNFGPVMATAATTVVAQVREVVETGALDPEAIVTPGIYVDRVVKVVPTP from the coding sequence GTGACCGTACGGATCTGCGACGACGTCGACGCGGCGGTCTCCGGCGTCGAGGACGGGGCGACCGTGCTCGTCGGCGGCTTCGGCATGGCCGGGATGCCGGTGGAGCTGGTCGAGGCGCTCATCCGGCAGGGCGCGTCCGGTCTGACCGTGGTCTCCAACAACGCGGGCAACGGCGACACCGGGCTCGCGGCGCTGCTGGCCGCCGGCCGGGTCCGCAAGATGGTCTGCTCGTTCCCCCGGCAGAGCGACTCCTGGGTCTTCGACCGGCTCTACCGCGAGGGACGCATCGAGCTGGAGGTCGTCCCGCAGGGCACCCTCGCCGAACGGCTGCGGGCCGCCGGCGCCGGTATCGGCGCCTTCTACGCGACCACCGGCGCCGGCACGCTGCTGGCCGAGGGCAAGGAGACCCGTGAGATCGCGGGCCGCCCCCACGTCCTGGAGTACCCGATCAAGGGTGACCTCGCGCTGATCGGCGCCCACCGCGCCGACCGGATGGGCAACCTCGTCTACCGCAAGACCGCCCGGAACTTCGGGCCGGTCATGGCCACCGCCGCGACCACCGTCGTGGCGCAGGTACGGGAGGTCGTCGAGACCGGCGCCCTGGACCCGGAGGCGATCGTGACGCCCGGCATCTACGTGGACCGCGTCGTGAAGGTGGTACCGACCCCGTGA
- a CDS encoding 3-oxoacid CoA-transferase subunit B, giving the protein MSTATAPTEHLDRGPLSRDELAARVARDIPRGSYVNLGIGQPTLVADHLPDASGVVLHTENGMLHMGPAARGEQIDPELINAGKIAVTELPGAAYFHQADSFAMMRGGHLDVCVLGAFQVSAAGDLANWHTGDADAIPAVGGAMDLAVGARQIFVMMSLFAKDGTPKLVPECTYPLTGRACVNRVYTNHATFLVGPRGAVVTETFGISFADLAARLDVPLTVDPAA; this is encoded by the coding sequence GTGAGCACCGCAACCGCACCGACCGAACACCTCGACCGCGGCCCCCTGTCCCGGGACGAGCTGGCCGCGCGGGTGGCCCGCGACATCCCGCGGGGCTCCTACGTCAACCTGGGCATCGGGCAGCCGACCCTGGTCGCCGACCACCTCCCCGACGCCTCCGGCGTGGTCCTGCACACCGAGAACGGCATGCTCCACATGGGCCCCGCCGCCCGGGGCGAGCAGATCGACCCCGAGCTGATCAACGCCGGGAAGATCGCCGTCACCGAGCTTCCCGGCGCCGCCTACTTCCACCAGGCCGACTCCTTCGCGATGATGCGCGGCGGCCACCTCGACGTCTGCGTGCTCGGCGCGTTCCAGGTCTCGGCCGCCGGCGACCTGGCCAACTGGCACACCGGGGACGCCGACGCCATCCCGGCGGTCGGCGGCGCCATGGACCTCGCGGTCGGCGCCCGGCAGATCTTCGTGATGATGTCGCTGTTCGCCAAGGACGGGACGCCGAAGCTCGTCCCGGAGTGCACGTATCCGCTCACGGGCAGGGCGTGCGTGAACCGGGTGTACACGAACCACGCCACCTTCCTCGTGGGTCCGCGGGGCGCGGTCGTCACCGAGACCTTCGGCATCTCCTTCGCCGATCTCGCCGCCCGCCTCGACGTCCCTCTCACGGTGGACCCGGCGGCCTGA
- a CDS encoding TetR/AcrR family transcriptional regulator yields the protein MSKSPARIRLADAAFALFDERGYEQTTVDDIAERAGVGRTTFFRNYRSKEAVIFPDHDRLLDLIRDRLATSSHSTALVAVSDAVRLVLLHYVDEGDLARRRYGLTSKVPALRDREIASVARYQRLFREFIAEWMGDPTASASLRAELMAAAVVAAHNHVLRRWLRGESRDPVAEVDEAMREVLALFPVPTPGEGTGEAGTTIVAFRSAQDLDALLPALRRLVES from the coding sequence ATGAGCAAGTCACCCGCGCGCATCCGGCTGGCGGATGCCGCCTTCGCGCTCTTCGACGAGCGCGGATACGAGCAGACGACCGTGGACGACATCGCCGAACGGGCCGGGGTGGGACGGACGACGTTCTTCCGGAACTACCGGTCCAAGGAAGCCGTGATCTTCCCCGACCACGACCGGCTGCTCGACCTGATCCGGGACCGGCTGGCCACCTCCAGCCACAGCACCGCCCTCGTCGCCGTCTCGGACGCGGTGCGCCTGGTCCTGCTGCACTACGTCGACGAGGGCGATCTCGCGCGCCGGCGCTACGGGCTGACCAGCAAGGTGCCCGCGCTGCGGGACCGCGAGATCGCCAGCGTGGCGCGCTACCAGCGGCTGTTCCGCGAGTTCATCGCCGAGTGGATGGGGGACCCGACGGCGTCGGCCTCGCTGCGGGCCGAGTTGATGGCGGCGGCCGTGGTCGCGGCCCACAACCACGTGCTGCGCCGCTGGCTCCGGGGCGAGTCCCGCGATCCGGTGGCCGAGGTGGACGAGGCGATGCGCGAGGTGCTCGCGCTCTTCCCGGTGCCGACGCCGGGCGAGGGCACCGGGGAGGCGGGGACGACGATCGTCGCCTTCCGCAGCGCGCAGGACCTGGACGCGCTGCTGCCCGCGCTGCGCCGGCTCGTCGAGTCGTAG
- a CDS encoding methylmalonyl-CoA mutase family protein, protein MGSPAQSESGVPIQPVYDGASLAGFDAEAKLGSPGRFPYTRGVYPTMYTGRPWTMRQYAGFGTAKESNERYHELVGAGTGGLSVAFDLPTQMGYDSDEAIARGEVGKVGVAVDSLDDMRTLFRGLPLDKVSTSMTINAPAASLLLLYQLVAAEQGVPGDRLTGTIQNDVLKEYIARGTYIFPPQQSLRLISNIFAYCHRELPRWNTISISGYHMAEAGATPAQEIAFTLANAKEYVRAAIAAGLDVDDFAPRLSFFFVARTTLLEEIAKFRAARRIWARVMREEFHARDPKSQMLRFHTQTAGVQLTAQQPEVNLVRVALQGLGAVLGGTQSLHTNSYDEAIALPTQKAARLALRTQQVIAYETDVTKTVDPFAGSYVMESMTDGLEGAILDLMRAVEDRGGAVAAIEQGFQKSEIEKSAYRTALEIDHGERTVVGVNKYALDEEEPYEPLRVDPQIELDQRERLAALRAERDGAAVRRALDALRTAAGGTDNVLPPMREALRLRATAGEVAHALRDVWGMYVPHDTF, encoded by the coding sequence ATGGGGTCCCCTGCGCAGAGCGAGTCCGGAGTGCCCATCCAGCCGGTCTACGACGGCGCGTCCCTGGCGGGGTTCGACGCCGAGGCGAAGCTGGGCTCCCCGGGGCGGTTCCCGTACACCCGGGGCGTGTACCCGACGATGTACACCGGCCGGCCCTGGACGATGCGGCAGTACGCCGGTTTCGGCACGGCCAAGGAGTCCAACGAGCGGTACCACGAACTGGTCGGGGCCGGCACCGGCGGCCTGAGCGTCGCCTTCGACCTGCCCACCCAGATGGGGTACGACTCCGACGAGGCCATCGCCCGCGGCGAGGTGGGCAAGGTCGGCGTGGCCGTCGACTCCCTCGACGACATGCGCACGCTCTTCCGGGGGCTGCCCCTGGACAAGGTCTCGACGTCCATGACGATCAACGCGCCCGCGGCGTCCCTGCTCCTGCTCTACCAGTTGGTCGCGGCCGAACAGGGCGTCCCCGGCGACCGGTTGACCGGCACCATCCAGAACGACGTGCTCAAGGAGTACATCGCCCGCGGCACCTACATCTTCCCGCCGCAGCAGTCCCTCCGGCTGATCAGCAACATCTTCGCCTACTGCCACCGGGAACTGCCGCGCTGGAACACCATCTCCATCTCCGGCTACCACATGGCCGAGGCCGGGGCGACGCCCGCGCAGGAGATCGCGTTCACGCTGGCCAACGCCAAGGAGTACGTACGCGCCGCGATCGCCGCCGGGCTCGACGTGGACGACTTCGCGCCACGGCTCTCCTTCTTCTTCGTCGCCCGCACCACGCTCCTGGAGGAGATCGCCAAGTTCCGTGCCGCCCGCCGGATCTGGGCCCGCGTCATGCGCGAGGAGTTCCACGCCCGCGACCCCAAGTCGCAGATGCTGCGCTTCCACACGCAGACCGCCGGCGTGCAGCTCACGGCCCAGCAGCCGGAGGTCAACCTCGTCCGTGTCGCCCTCCAGGGCCTCGGCGCGGTCCTCGGCGGGACCCAGTCCCTGCACACCAACTCCTACGACGAGGCCATCGCCCTGCCCACCCAGAAGGCGGCGCGGCTGGCCCTGCGCACCCAGCAGGTCATCGCCTACGAGACCGACGTGACCAAGACCGTCGACCCTTTCGCCGGCTCCTACGTCATGGAGTCGATGACCGACGGCCTGGAGGGCGCGATCCTGGACCTGATGCGGGCGGTCGAGGACCGCGGCGGCGCCGTGGCCGCGATCGAGCAGGGCTTCCAGAAGTCGGAGATCGAGAAGTCCGCGTACCGGACCGCGCTGGAGATCGACCACGGGGAACGGACCGTGGTCGGCGTCAACAAGTACGCCCTCGACGAGGAGGAACCGTACGAGCCGCTGCGCGTCGACCCGCAGATCGAGCTGGACCAGCGCGAACGCCTCGCCGCCCTGCGCGCGGAACGCGACGGCGCCGCCGTCCGCCGCGCCCTCGACGCCCTGCGCACCGCCGCAGGAGGGACGGACAACGTCCTGCCCCCGATGCGCGAGGCCCTGCGGCTGCGCGCCACGGCGGGCGAGGTCGCGCACGCGCTGCGCGACGTCTGGGGCATGTACGTCCCCCACGACACCTTCTGA
- a CDS encoding acyl-CoA carboxylase subunit beta: MRTTAGKLADLRRRIEEATHAGSARAVEKQHAKGKLTARERIALLLDEGSFVELDEFARHRSTSFGLEENRPYGDGVVTGYGTVDGRPVAVFSQDFTVFGGALGEVYGQKIVKVMDFALKTGCPIVGINDSGGARIQEGVASLGAYGEIFRRNTHASGVIPQISLVLGPCAGGAVYSPAITDFTVMADGTSHMFITGPDVIKTVTGEDVGFEELGGARTHNTASGVAHHLAADEKDAIEYVTQLLSFLPSNNLSEPPAFPEEADLAVSDEDRELDAIVPDSANQPYDMHTVIEHVLDDGEFLETQALFAPNILTGFGRVEGRPVGVVANQPMQFAGCLDITASEKAARFVRTCDAFNVPVLTFVDVPGFLPGVDQEHDGIIRRGAKLIFAYAEATVPLITVITRKAFGGAYDVMGSKHLGADLNLAWPTAQIAVMGAQGAVNILHRRTLAHAETTDDAEATRARLMRDYEDALLNPYTAAERGYVDAVIMPHDTRRHIVQGLRQLRTKRETLPPKKHGNIPL, from the coding sequence ATGCGTACGACCGCGGGCAAGCTCGCGGATTTGAGGCGTCGTATCGAGGAGGCGACGCATGCGGGGTCCGCTCGTGCGGTGGAGAAGCAGCACGCGAAGGGGAAGCTGACGGCGCGTGAGCGGATCGCGTTGCTGCTGGACGAGGGCTCGTTCGTGGAGCTGGACGAGTTCGCCCGGCACCGTTCGACGAGTTTCGGCCTGGAGGAGAACCGGCCCTACGGGGACGGTGTCGTGACCGGGTACGGCACGGTGGACGGACGGCCGGTGGCGGTGTTCTCGCAGGACTTCACCGTCTTCGGCGGGGCGCTGGGCGAGGTGTACGGGCAGAAGATCGTCAAGGTGATGGACTTCGCGCTGAAGACGGGCTGCCCCATCGTGGGCATCAACGACTCCGGCGGCGCCCGGATCCAGGAGGGTGTGGCCTCACTGGGCGCCTACGGGGAGATCTTCCGCCGCAACACACACGCCTCGGGGGTGATCCCGCAGATCAGCCTGGTGCTGGGCCCGTGCGCGGGCGGCGCGGTGTACTCGCCGGCGATCACGGACTTCACGGTGATGGCCGACGGGACCTCGCACATGTTCATCACCGGCCCGGACGTCATCAAGACCGTCACCGGCGAGGACGTCGGCTTCGAGGAACTGGGCGGTGCCCGCACCCACAACACCGCCTCCGGGGTCGCCCACCACCTGGCCGCCGACGAGAAGGACGCCATCGAGTACGTCACACAGCTCCTGTCGTTCCTGCCGTCGAACAACCTGTCCGAACCCCCCGCCTTCCCCGAGGAAGCCGACCTCGCCGTCAGCGACGAGGACCGCGAACTGGACGCCATCGTCCCGGACAGCGCGAACCAGCCCTACGACATGCACACCGTGATCGAACACGTCCTGGACGACGGCGAGTTCCTGGAGACCCAGGCCCTGTTCGCGCCGAACATCCTCACCGGCTTCGGCCGCGTCGAGGGACGCCCGGTGGGAGTGGTCGCCAACCAGCCGATGCAGTTCGCCGGCTGCCTGGACATCACCGCCTCCGAGAAGGCCGCACGCTTCGTACGGACCTGCGACGCCTTCAACGTGCCCGTCCTCACCTTCGTCGACGTCCCCGGCTTCCTGCCCGGCGTCGACCAGGAACACGACGGCATCATCCGCCGCGGCGCGAAACTCATCTTCGCCTACGCCGAGGCCACCGTCCCCCTCATCACCGTCATCACCCGCAAGGCCTTCGGCGGCGCCTACGACGTGATGGGCTCCAAACACCTCGGCGCCGACCTCAACCTCGCCTGGCCCACCGCCCAGATCGCCGTCATGGGCGCCCAGGGCGCCGTCAACATCCTCCACCGCCGCACCCTCGCCCACGCCGAGACCACCGACGACGCCGAAGCCACCCGCGCACGCCTCATGCGTGACTACGAGGACGCCCTCCTCAACCCCTACACCGCCGCCGAACGCGGCTACGTCGACGCCGTCATCATGCCCCACGACACCCGCCGCCACATCGTCCAGGGACTACGCCAACTCCGCACCAAACGCGAAACCCTCCCCCCGAAGAAACACGGCAACATCCCCCTCTGA
- a CDS encoding acyl-CoA carboxylase subunit epsilon, with translation MIKVVRGNPTPEELAAVVTLLSAATAPGHAPAPRPATSWASPRRLLRTPHGHGPAGWLASALPQ, from the coding sequence GTGATCAAGGTCGTCCGCGGCAACCCCACCCCCGAAGAACTCGCCGCCGTGGTCACGCTGCTGTCCGCCGCCACCGCCCCGGGCCACGCGCCGGCACCCCGCCCCGCCACCTCCTGGGCGTCGCCCCGCCGGCTCCTGCGCACGCCCCACGGACACGGCCCCGCCGGCTGGCTCGCCTCGGCACTCCCCCAGTGA
- a CDS encoding cobalamin B12-binding domain-containing protein, which yields MNALRQRADTGGAAASSRLRVVIAKPGLDGHDRGAKVIARALRDAGHEVIYTGLHQTPEQIVATVIAEDAPVLGLSVLSGAHLTIVERVLELLAREDASDVRILVGGIIPDADVRALEAMGVDAVFTPGADIRGIVETVDRFRSASTHAQGAAC from the coding sequence ATGAACGCCCTGCGACAGCGCGCCGATACCGGCGGCGCCGCAGCCTCCTCCCGGCTGCGCGTGGTGATCGCCAAGCCCGGACTCGACGGTCACGACCGCGGCGCCAAGGTCATCGCCCGCGCGCTGCGCGACGCCGGCCACGAGGTGATCTACACCGGTCTGCACCAGACCCCGGAGCAGATCGTCGCCACCGTCATCGCCGAGGACGCGCCCGTCCTGGGCCTCTCCGTCCTCTCGGGCGCGCACCTGACGATCGTGGAGCGCGTCCTCGAGCTGCTGGCGCGGGAGGACGCGAGCGACGTCCGCATCCTGGTCGGCGGCATCATCCCGGACGCCGACGTCCGCGCCCTCGAGGCGATGGGCGTCGACGCGGTGTTCACCCCCGGGGCGGACATCCGCGGCATCGTCGAGACCGTCGACCGGTTCCGGTCCGCGTCGACGCACGCGCAGGGGGCGGCATGCTGA
- a CDS encoding biotin carboxylase N-terminal domain-containing protein gives MTKVLIANRGEIAVRVARACRDAGIASVAVYADPDRDALHVRAADEAFALGGDTPGTSYLDVGKVLRAAAESGADAVHPGYGFLSENADFAQAVLDAGLIWIGPPPQAIRDLGDKVAARHIAQRAGAPLVAGTPDPVSGADEVVAFAEEHGLPIAIKAAFGGGGRGLKVARTLDEVPELYESAVREAVAAFGRGECFVERYLDKPRHVETQCLADTHGNVVVVSTRDCSLQRRHQKLVEEAPAPFLSDTQNQQLYTASKAILKEAGYVGAGTVEFLVGLDGTISFLEVNTRLQVEHPVTEEVAGIDLVREMFRIADGEALGYDDPPLRGHSFEFRINGEDPGRGFLPAPGTVTRFTPPTGPGVRLDTGVETGSVIGPAWDSLLAKLIVTGRTRQEALQRAARALDEFHIEGMATAIPFHRAVVRDPAFAPELTGTQDPFTVHTRWIETEFTNTIPPFTTPADTDTDTDDSSRETVVVEVGGKRLEVSLPVSLGMSLARTGLAAGAKPKRRATKKSGPAASGDTLASPMQGTIVKIAVEDGQEVKEGDLIVVLEAMKMEQPLNAHKSGTIKGLSAQVGASLTSGAPICDITD, from the coding sequence CTGACCAAGGTGCTCATCGCCAACCGTGGCGAAATCGCTGTCCGCGTGGCCCGGGCGTGCCGGGATGCGGGGATCGCGAGTGTGGCGGTGTACGCGGACCCGGACCGGGACGCTCTGCATGTCCGTGCCGCTGATGAGGCGTTCGCTTTGGGTGGTGACACGCCCGGGACGAGTTATCTGGATGTCGGGAAGGTGTTGCGGGCGGCGGCGGAGTCGGGGGCGGACGCGGTCCATCCCGGTTACGGTTTCCTCTCCGAGAACGCCGATTTCGCCCAGGCGGTGCTGGACGCGGGGCTGATCTGGATCGGTCCGCCGCCGCAGGCGATCCGGGACCTCGGTGACAAGGTCGCCGCCCGGCACATCGCCCAGCGTGCCGGCGCGCCGCTGGTGGCCGGCACCCCCGACCCCGTCTCCGGCGCCGACGAGGTCGTCGCCTTCGCGGAGGAACACGGCCTGCCGATCGCGATCAAGGCCGCCTTCGGCGGCGGCGGACGCGGCCTGAAGGTCGCCCGCACCCTCGACGAGGTACCCGAGCTGTACGAGTCGGCGGTCCGCGAGGCGGTGGCCGCCTTCGGCCGCGGCGAATGCTTCGTCGAGCGCTACCTCGACAAGCCCCGCCACGTGGAGACCCAGTGCCTGGCCGACACCCACGGCAACGTGGTCGTCGTCTCCACCCGCGACTGCTCCCTGCAGCGCCGCCACCAAAAACTCGTCGAGGAAGCCCCCGCCCCCTTCCTCTCCGACACCCAGAACCAGCAGCTCTACACCGCCTCCAAGGCCATCCTGAAGGAAGCCGGCTACGTCGGCGCCGGCACCGTCGAGTTCCTCGTAGGCCTCGACGGCACCATCTCCTTCCTCGAGGTCAACACCCGCCTCCAGGTCGAACACCCCGTCACCGAGGAAGTCGCCGGCATCGACCTCGTCCGCGAGATGTTCCGCATCGCCGACGGCGAAGCCCTCGGCTACGACGACCCGCCCCTGCGCGGCCACTCCTTCGAGTTCCGCATCAACGGCGAGGACCCCGGCCGCGGCTTCCTGCCCGCCCCCGGCACCGTCACCCGCTTCACCCCGCCCACCGGCCCCGGCGTCCGCCTCGACACCGGCGTCGAGACCGGCTCCGTCATCGGACCCGCCTGGGACTCCCTCCTCGCCAAACTCATCGTCACCGGCCGCACCCGCCAGGAAGCCCTCCAGCGCGCCGCCCGCGCCCTCGACGAATTCCACATCGAGGGCATGGCCACCGCCATCCCCTTCCACCGCGCCGTCGTCCGCGACCCCGCCTTCGCCCCCGAACTCACCGGCACCCAGGACCCGTTCACGGTCCACACCCGCTGGATCGAAACCGAGTTCACCAACACGATCCCGCCCTTCACCACCCCCGCCGACACCGACACCGACACCGACGACAGCAGCCGCGAGACCGTCGTCGTCGAGGTCGGCGGCAAACGCCTGGAAGTGTCCCTGCCCGTCTCCCTGGGCATGTCCCTGGCCCGCACCGGCCTCGCCGCCGGCGCCAAACCCAAACGCCGCGCCACCAAGAAGTCCGGCCCCGCCGCCTCCGGCGACACCCTCGCCTCCCCCATGCAGGGCACCATCGTCAAAATCGCCGTCGAAGACGGACAAGAAGTCAAGGAAGGCGACCTCATCGTCGTCCTCGAAGCCATGAAGATGGAACAGCCCCTCAACGCCCACAAGTCCGGCACCATCAAGGGCCTCAGCGCCCAAGTCGGCGCCTCCCTCACCTCAGGCGCCCCCATCTGCGACATCACGGACTGA
- a CDS encoding dihydrofolate reductase family protein: MRRVSYAMGVSLDGYIVGPDGAFDWTEPDEEVFRFVTDEERGVGVHLLGRRLYETMLYWETADQDPSLDAPLLEWAALWKSLPKVVFSTTLSEVRGNARPASGGLAEEVERWRAEPGEGDIAIGGATLAAEAAELGLIDEYRVRVHPVLVGGGTPFFPHRERHVDLELVDHRVFGSGVASLRYRVKR; this comes from the coding sequence ATGCGACGCGTGAGCTATGCGATGGGTGTCTCGCTGGACGGATACATCGTCGGGCCGGATGGCGCGTTCGACTGGACGGAGCCTGACGAGGAGGTCTTCCGTTTCGTCACCGACGAGGAACGAGGGGTCGGCGTCCATCTGCTGGGGCGGCGGTTGTACGAGACGATGCTGTACTGGGAGACCGCCGACCAGGACCCGTCGCTCGACGCTCCCCTGCTCGAATGGGCCGCGCTCTGGAAGTCGCTGCCGAAGGTGGTGTTCTCGACCACCCTGTCGGAGGTGCGCGGCAACGCCCGGCCGGCCTCCGGTGGACTGGCGGAGGAGGTCGAGCGGTGGCGGGCCGAGCCGGGGGAGGGTGACATCGCCATCGGCGGTGCGACGCTCGCCGCCGAGGCGGCGGAGCTGGGGCTGATCGACGAGTACCGGGTCAGGGTCCATCCGGTGCTCGTGGGCGGCGGCACCCCGTTCTTTCCTCACCGCGAGCGCCACGTGGACCTCGAACTCGTCGACCACCGTGTCTTCGGCTCGGGGGTCGCCTCCCTCCGCTACCGCGTGAAGCGGTAG
- a CDS encoding DUF2809 domain-containing protein — protein MTSWPGTRQRATAVAAPGRVRLAAAGAAVLTVAAALGLRAVSAGSVGKYGGDALYTVLLLALVVLAAPRVRPLTAAATALAVSWGIEFSQLSDVPAELSRHSAVARLVLGSTFNPPDLLWYAVGAAGGWLVLAGRSVPSVIEEGHEEGSRCDA, from the coding sequence GTGACCTCCTGGCCCGGAACCCGGCAACGCGCCACAGCCGTCGCGGCACCGGGGCGCGTGCGGCTGGCGGCGGCCGGGGCCGCCGTGCTGACCGTGGCCGCGGCGCTGGGGCTCAGAGCGGTGTCGGCGGGGAGCGTGGGCAAGTACGGCGGGGACGCGCTGTACACGGTCCTGCTGCTGGCCCTCGTCGTCCTGGCGGCGCCCCGGGTGAGACCCCTGACCGCCGCCGCGACGGCGCTGGCCGTGAGCTGGGGGATCGAGTTCTCGCAGCTCAGCGACGTACCGGCGGAACTCTCCCGGCACAGCGCTGTCGCCCGCCTCGTCCTCGGCTCCACCTTCAACCCGCCCGACCTCCTCTGGTACGCGGTCGGCGCGGCGGGCGGCTGGCTCGTCCTCGCCGGCCGTAGTGTCCCCTCTGTCATCGAGGAGGGACACGAGGAGGGAAGCCGATGCGACGCGTGA
- a CDS encoding SgcJ/EcaC family oxidoreductase — MNTDSAARAADLEAIDRVVAAVEHSQRHKDPDEFLSLFHPDAVWTTGGGKVLLGLDAISAFTRKVLPADDWDGRVTYEVVHVLFIRPDVAAVKVRQLYLAPDGAAEGAPLYVMSQQDDGRWLLTACQNTAVVAD; from the coding sequence ATGAACACGGATTCCGCGGCGCGCGCCGCCGATCTCGAAGCCATCGACCGGGTCGTGGCCGCCGTCGAGCACTCCCAGCGGCACAAGGACCCCGACGAGTTCCTTTCCCTCTTCCATCCCGACGCTGTCTGGACGACGGGCGGCGGCAAGGTCCTGCTGGGCCTCGACGCGATCTCGGCGTTCACCCGCAAGGTCCTCCCCGCCGACGACTGGGACGGCAGGGTCACCTACGAGGTGGTCCACGTGTTGTTCATCCGCCCCGACGTCGCGGCGGTCAAGGTCCGTCAGCTTTACCTGGCCCCGGACGGTGCCGCCGAGGGCGCCCCGTTGTACGTGATGTCCCAGCAGGACGACGGGCGCTGGCTGCTGACCGCCTGCCAGAACACCGCCGTCGTCGCCGACTGA
- a CDS encoding PadR family transcriptional regulator: protein MSERGMQELALLLLTALANAPRHGYAIAQEVKAITDGRVTPRTGALYGALDRLLAEGLIQVEREEVVGGRARRVFALAPAGRERLEAEAERLAATAREVRRRLADGAAAPA from the coding sequence ATGAGTGAACGAGGGATGCAGGAGCTGGCGCTGCTGCTGCTGACGGCGCTGGCGAATGCGCCCCGGCACGGGTACGCCATCGCCCAGGAGGTCAAGGCCATCACCGACGGCCGCGTGACGCCGCGTACCGGGGCGCTCTACGGGGCGTTGGACAGGCTGCTGGCGGAGGGTTTGATCCAGGTGGAGCGTGAGGAGGTGGTGGGCGGTCGGGCGCGCCGGGTCTTCGCTCTCGCTCCGGCCGGCCGGGAGCGGCTGGAGGCCGAGGCGGAGCGGTTGGCCGCGACCGCTCGGGAGGTCCGGCGGCGTCTGGCCGACGGGGCGGCGGCGCCGGCGTGA